From Gimesia panareensis, the proteins below share one genomic window:
- a CDS encoding 6-bladed beta-propeller, whose protein sequence is MMKKCLRLIAVAVVCSLALPVMAAEKVEPVRMGSGIMTFDTVPGWGFDEQGRSVLGPTHGGVVVDKEGNIYTSAKIGVFVFSPDGKVVRRFLGDEYSNIHDLEIRDEPEGEFIYGARNVAGEGIKFHAQTGDIILKLPFPKESGLNLKKFAPTAITVAPEGDIILSDGYASNYIFKFDKNGKYKSHFGKKGNGMKEFNTAHGMTLDTRYDPPRLLICDRNHQPKGRLLHYDLDGNFIGEVITGLGMPTSVAIQGDYVSVPDLHGRLVILDKDNTIVAVLGNNEDANTRRNFNVPQDQWREGIFSGTHSSYWDKEGNLYVQDWNVSGRLMKLVRVK, encoded by the coding sequence ATGATGAAGAAGTGCTTGCGTCTAATTGCGGTAGCTGTGGTCTGTAGTCTGGCATTGCCGGTGATGGCGGCGGAGAAAGTCGAACCGGTGCGGATGGGCAGCGGGATCATGACTTTTGATACCGTTCCCGGCTGGGGTTTTGATGAACAGGGCCGTTCAGTGCTCGGACCGACCCATGGTGGTGTGGTCGTCGATAAAGAGGGGAATATTTATACGAGTGCCAAGATCGGCGTCTTTGTCTTTTCGCCGGACGGGAAAGTGGTCCGCCGCTTTCTGGGCGATGAGTATTCCAACATCCATGATCTCGAAATCCGGGACGAACCTGAAGGGGAATTCATCTACGGTGCCCGCAACGTGGCCGGCGAAGGAATCAAGTTTCACGCTCAGACGGGCGACATTATCCTCAAGCTGCCTTTCCCGAAAGAATCCGGATTGAACCTGAAGAAATTTGCCCCGACCGCGATCACTGTCGCTCCCGAGGGGGACATCATTCTCTCGGACGGTTACGCGAGCAATTACATCTTCAAGTTTGACAAGAACGGCAAATACAAGTCCCACTTCGGCAAGAAGGGGAACGGGATGAAGGAATTCAACACCGCCCACGGGATGACGCTGGATACCCGATACGATCCGCCGCGACTGTTGATCTGCGACCGCAACCATCAGCCCAAGGGACGCCTGCTGCACTACGACCTGGACGGCAACTTCATCGGAGAAGTGATCACCGGACTGGGGATGCCGACCTCGGTGGCGATTCAGGGCGACTACGTTTCCGTACCCGATCTGCACGGTCGGCTGGTGATTCTGGACAAGGACAACACGATTGTGGCAGTGCTCGGTAACAACGAGGATGCCAACACCCGCCGAAACTTTAATGTGCCCCAGGATCAGTGGCGCGAAGGCATCTTCAGCGGCACCCACAGTTCCTACTGGGACAAAGAGGGCAACCTGTATGTCCAGGACTGGAACGTTTCCGGCCGGCTGATGAAGCTGGTGCGGGTGAAGTAA
- a CDS encoding carcinine hydrolase/isopenicillin-N N-acyltransferase family protein has product MIANRAWLLRIPILLLLIWNSAPLPLNACTTAVISGKATADGRPLLWKNRDAPALHNEVALFTAGPLRAVAVVNAGNRKSAWMGMNEAGFCLENSLSKDLKTTGKKTGMGNGGFIKHALETCETVDDFRKLLDKTNKTGRRTISNFGVIDAQGGAALFETGPDSYTMFDANDPAVAPNGYIVRSNFATTAQGLPALPEQRHLGKIYSAERYSQACSRLELRRPQGITVDYLLRNLTRDLSSKQGTPWPGTVNGEKGTLPEIIPTANTISRSTTVSAAVFQGVKPGENPHLATMWTILGNPSFSLAVPCWVDMQEVADPLTDQKGAELGEIALSLRAWCIVNDGKDVDTDALPGIWTDLWKTEDQILKLTHSFQQARQEHGYSSGAVTRFHQKMAALAMQAMQQELREMKQAAINLPAPPPPQFAPVKKTIVIP; this is encoded by the coding sequence ATGATAGCGAACCGGGCCTGGCTACTGCGGATTCCCATACTGCTGTTGCTGATCTGGAACAGTGCGCCTCTCCCGCTCAATGCCTGCACGACCGCCGTCATCAGCGGCAAAGCGACCGCCGACGGCAGACCGCTGCTCTGGAAAAATCGGGATGCCCCCGCCCTCCACAATGAAGTCGCCCTGTTTACCGCAGGTCCGCTCCGCGCGGTCGCCGTTGTGAATGCCGGCAATCGCAAATCGGCCTGGATGGGTATGAACGAAGCCGGATTCTGTCTCGAAAACTCGTTGAGCAAAGATCTGAAAACGACCGGAAAAAAGACCGGCATGGGGAATGGCGGTTTCATCAAGCATGCCCTGGAGACCTGCGAAACGGTCGACGATTTCCGCAAGCTGCTCGACAAAACCAACAAGACCGGCCGCCGCACGATTTCGAACTTCGGCGTCATCGATGCACAGGGTGGCGCCGCCCTTTTCGAAACCGGCCCCGACAGTTACACGATGTTCGATGCCAACGATCCTGCAGTCGCCCCGAACGGCTACATCGTGCGTTCCAATTTCGCTACCACCGCCCAGGGCCTGCCCGCCCTGCCCGAGCAACGCCACCTGGGAAAGATTTATTCCGCGGAACGCTATTCCCAGGCCTGTTCCCGCCTGGAACTGCGTCGGCCTCAGGGCATCACCGTGGACTATCTGCTGCGCAACCTGACCCGTGACCTTTCCAGCAAACAGGGTACTCCCTGGCCGGGCACGGTGAACGGTGAAAAAGGAACGCTCCCGGAAATCATCCCGACCGCCAATACCATCAGCCGTTCTACGACCGTTTCCGCGGCTGTCTTTCAGGGTGTGAAACCGGGCGAAAATCCTCACCTGGCAACCATGTGGACCATTCTCGGAAATCCCAGTTTTTCGCTGGCGGTTCCCTGCTGGGTCGACATGCAGGAAGTCGCTGATCCGCTGACCGATCAAAAGGGAGCCGAACTGGGTGAGATCGCTCTTTCGCTGCGAGCCTGGTGCATTGTGAACGACGGCAAAGATGTCGATACCGATGCACTGCCCGGCATCTGGACTGACCTCTGGAAAACAGAAGACCAGATTCTCAAGCTCACCCACAGTTTTCAGCAGGCGCGTCAAGAACATGGTTACTCCAGCGGTGCCGTCACCCGCTTTCATCAGAAGATGGCGGCACTCGCCATGCAGGCGATGCAACAGGAACTGCGGGAGATGAAACAGGCCGCCATCAACCTGCCGGCTCCTCCGCCTCCCCAGTTCGCCCCCGTCAAGAAAACGATTGTGATTCCCTGA
- a CDS encoding transglutaminase domain-containing protein: protein MYRWMMLMLLWSASCLAGEPVFDAIDYQSPQIYLSIPDSVGNQSQIAVQARKLKADQDQQTVANVLDWMNSNLKCQADLAYNWRNYDTVIRDGCYGSCADYAIVCGALLRGAGIPAVWVKTMDVSWIQDFKQGRPFQSWSGHVFLEIYLDKKWVLLDPGARLLYLNYSTGARILPGNRFAYHKGNDPQAMVMSLQWEDWKQQTRDYFTKLDESLLPVDVKSRVSLRSANSKGKECYVIGNSPYYQLMTKMAREQGFHYIQSFNSGYDQYLPRARGHSLLIETHDGQPLVKQEVLEKYFPGAFSGVKKGQIKVDGTSIVFVDFSKEKVSEAESEKTLKQRVQILEEQVKVLQEQVKVLLKKVPDAR from the coding sequence ATGTATCGCTGGATGATGCTCATGCTGCTGTGGAGCGCCAGCTGTCTGGCAGGGGAGCCGGTGTTTGATGCGATCGACTATCAGAGTCCGCAGATATATCTGAGTATACCGGACTCGGTGGGAAATCAGTCTCAGATTGCGGTGCAGGCCCGGAAGCTGAAAGCCGACCAGGATCAGCAGACGGTAGCGAATGTTCTGGACTGGATGAACTCAAATCTCAAATGTCAGGCCGATCTGGCTTATAACTGGAGAAACTATGACACGGTGATCCGTGATGGCTGTTATGGAAGTTGTGCCGACTATGCGATTGTCTGCGGTGCCCTGTTGCGAGGGGCCGGTATTCCTGCGGTCTGGGTGAAGACCATGGATGTTTCCTGGATTCAGGATTTCAAGCAGGGGCGCCCGTTTCAATCCTGGTCGGGGCATGTGTTTCTGGAAATCTACCTCGACAAGAAGTGGGTCCTGCTCGATCCGGGGGCGCGGCTGTTGTATCTCAATTATTCAACCGGAGCACGCATTCTGCCGGGGAATCGCTTTGCCTATCATAAAGGGAATGATCCTCAGGCAATGGTGATGTCGCTGCAGTGGGAAGACTGGAAGCAGCAGACGCGGGATTATTTTACGAAACTGGATGAGAGTCTGCTACCTGTCGATGTGAAATCCAGGGTTTCTCTGCGCAGTGCAAATTCGAAGGGGAAGGAGTGTTATGTCATCGGGAATTCTCCTTACTATCAGCTCATGACAAAAATGGCCCGGGAGCAGGGCTTTCACTACATCCAGTCATTCAATTCCGGATACGATCAATACCTGCCTCGGGCTCGGGGACACAGCTTATTGATTGAGACACATGACGGACAACCGCTGGTGAAACAGGAGGTGCTGGAGAAGTATTTCCCGGGGGCATTTTCCGGAGTTAAGAAAGGGCAGATCAAAGTTGACGGCACCAGTATTGTCTTTGTGGATTTTTCGAAGGAGAAAGTTTCGGAAGCGGAATCGGAGAAAACGCTCAAACAGCGGGTTCAGATACTGGAAGAGCAGGTGAAAGTTTTACAGGAGCAGGTGAAAGTACTATTGAAGAAGGTTCCCGATGCGCGCTGA
- a CDS encoding BPL-N domain-containing protein: MRPFIQFNLLLCLTLSFLCLPLSVQADEQVSVTKLVRVAIFDYPDKESSGPRNLKQFLTPANGFKYQVVRPAEIRSGVLKDFDVLIMPGGSGSKQSKALEPEGRKAVRQFVRNGGGYVGICAGAYLASSHYKWSLGVINARVWDRQHWARGRETVEISLTSAGQQVLARGKEKHQVYYHNGPLLVPDNQPDLPGYEVLARFETEVARNGAPAEAMVGTHAIIRSKFGSGRVICYSPHPEAKDGPKSLVASGVYWAAQVD, translated from the coding sequence ATGCGTCCCTTCATACAGTTCAACCTCCTGCTGTGCCTCACATTGAGTTTCCTCTGTCTGCCGTTATCCGTGCAGGCCGACGAACAAGTCTCTGTTACGAAGCTGGTCCGCGTGGCTATCTTTGATTATCCCGACAAGGAATCATCGGGCCCCCGCAATCTGAAACAGTTCCTCACGCCCGCCAACGGCTTCAAATACCAGGTTGTCCGACCGGCAGAGATTCGTAGCGGTGTGCTCAAAGACTTCGACGTCCTCATCATGCCCGGAGGCAGTGGCAGCAAACAGTCGAAAGCCCTTGAGCCGGAGGGTCGAAAAGCGGTCCGCCAGTTTGTCAGAAACGGCGGCGGTTATGTTGGCATCTGCGCTGGAGCGTATCTGGCCTCGTCGCATTACAAATGGTCGCTGGGTGTCATCAATGCCCGCGTCTGGGATCGCCAGCACTGGGCCCGCGGTCGCGAAACGGTCGAAATCAGCCTGACCTCCGCCGGCCAGCAGGTCCTCGCACGCGGCAAGGAGAAACATCAGGTCTATTATCATAACGGTCCCCTCCTGGTCCCCGATAATCAGCCAGACCTCCCGGGGTACGAAGTCCTGGCCCGCTTTGAAACGGAAGTCGCCCGCAACGGGGCTCCCGCCGAAGCGATGGTCGGCACACATGCGATCATCCGCTCGAAATTCGGCTCCGGTCGCGTCATCTGTTACAGTCCGCATCCCGAAGCCAAAGACGGTCCCAAATCGCTGGTCGCCTCCGGCGTCTACTGGGCCGCACAGGTTGACTGA
- a CDS encoding pentapeptide repeat-containing protein: MKLSFQRASLRGADFWDAELKGSDFSQADLRGARFVGSVLSDTSFQDARLDGAQFFNACHQMRLLETGEFPDT; the protein is encoded by the coding sequence GTGAAGCTTTCATTCCAGAGGGCGTCTCTGCGGGGCGCTGACTTCTGGGATGCGGAGTTGAAGGGCTCTGATTTTTCCCAAGCCGACTTGCGCGGAGCCAGGTTTGTCGGAAGCGTACTGAGTGACACCTCGTTTCAGGACGCCCGGCTGGATGGAGCACAGTTCTTCAACGCCTGCCATCAAATGCGGTTGTTGGAAACGGGTGAGTTTCCCGACACTTGA
- a CDS encoding glucose-1-phosphate adenylyltransferase, with protein MKNVVSLILGGGKGTRLFPLTQLRSKPAVPLAGKYRLIDIPISNCINSELSRIYLLTQFNSVSLHRHIRQTYKFDSFGGGFVEILAAQQTMEGTDWYQGTADAVRKNIRCIEQSDIDYVLILSGDQLYRMDYSEMLNNHIESKADVSIATVPLSSEQASAFGIMRVDDSGRVKGFLEKPQTEADLSMVRTPPEWIDQQGIESRGRDCLASMGIYLFNRDLLVDLLKATDYEDFGKEIFPMSIRTHKVHAHLFDGYWEDIGTIRSFYDANLALAHPHPPFDFVVEKAPIYSRPRFLPPTRCEGTQISRSLIADGCEIDEGTVIENSVIGLRCRIGKNVTIRNSVIMGADFYQDHCKTHDTDGSPAIGIGEGAYIDGAIVDKNCRVGKGVRIELNGHTETDFDQSDVMIRDGIIVVPKGTVLAEGWKL; from the coding sequence ATGAAAAATGTTGTCAGCCTCATCCTGGGAGGGGGCAAAGGGACCCGTCTGTTTCCGCTTACACAGCTCCGCTCCAAACCAGCCGTTCCGCTGGCCGGCAAGTACCGGTTGATTGATATTCCGATCTCCAACTGTATCAACAGTGAGCTGAGCCGCATCTATCTGCTGACTCAGTTTAACTCGGTCAGCCTGCACCGGCATATTCGCCAGACTTACAAATTCGATTCCTTCGGGGGTGGTTTTGTCGAGATCCTGGCCGCCCAGCAGACGATGGAAGGGACCGACTGGTACCAGGGAACTGCGGATGCCGTCCGCAAGAACATTCGCTGTATCGAACAGTCGGACATCGACTACGTACTGATTCTTTCCGGCGACCAGTTGTATCGCATGGACTATTCGGAGATGCTCAACAATCATATCGAGTCGAAAGCCGACGTTTCGATTGCCACGGTGCCGCTCTCCAGCGAGCAGGCCTCTGCCTTCGGGATCATGCGGGTCGATGATTCGGGACGCGTGAAAGGCTTCCTGGAAAAACCACAGACCGAAGCAGATCTGTCGATGGTGCGTACGCCTCCCGAGTGGATCGATCAGCAGGGCATTGAGAGTCGAGGCCGGGACTGTCTGGCGAGCATGGGCATCTATCTGTTCAACCGCGACCTGCTCGTCGATCTGTTAAAGGCGACCGACTACGAAGATTTCGGCAAGGAAATCTTTCCGATGTCGATTCGCACACATAAAGTGCACGCGCATCTGTTCGACGGCTACTGGGAAGACATCGGGACGATCCGCTCTTTCTATGATGCGAACCTGGCGCTCGCGCATCCCCACCCGCCGTTTGATTTTGTGGTGGAGAAAGCGCCGATCTACTCACGTCCCCGATTTCTGCCTCCCACACGGTGCGAAGGCACCCAGATCAGCCGCAGCCTGATTGCGGATGGCTGTGAGATCGACGAGGGCACGGTGATCGAAAATAGTGTGATTGGTCTGCGGTGCCGGATTGGCAAGAATGTGACGATCCGCAACTCGGTAATCATGGGAGCCGACTTTTACCAGGACCACTGCAAAACGCATGACACGGATGGTTCGCCAGCCATCGGCATTGGTGAGGGCGCTTACATCGACGGCGCGATCGTCGACAAAAACTGTCGAGTGGGTAAAGGTGTCCGCATCGAACTCAACGGCCACACCGAGACGGACTTTGACCAGAGCGACGTGATGATCCGCGACGGCATCATTGTGGTGCCGAAGGGAACGGTTCTGGCAGAGGGTTGGAAGTTGTAA
- a CDS encoding GNAT family N-acetyltransferase, which produces MLRELTAADQQLILDFAYQREIENMFVIGSFEFSDNPFEFNTYLGYFENGTMLGLGVYFGRWSDITLNAESTTVINAFVDEFVKQNRPLKYVVAFRRHALPTIERLKHHGIVPAKITEQTLYQLPPEKFHDCSTGAEVQGTADDIDAIIRLGNIMEGREADQEVPAHERARISPHYEWLLKQEGEVIAKANIHGISKHYAQIGGVMTHPEHQNKGYAKQTVSAICKYWFAREKQLTLFVNNDNLPAIRAYTRLGFEPIDEYIHAEYA; this is translated from the coding sequence ATGCTTCGTGAACTTACCGCCGCAGATCAGCAGCTGATTCTCGATTTCGCGTACCAGCGTGAAATCGAAAACATGTTTGTCATCGGCAGCTTTGAATTCTCTGACAATCCCTTCGAATTCAATACCTATCTCGGCTATTTCGAAAACGGTACCATGCTGGGCCTGGGCGTTTACTTTGGACGCTGGAGCGACATCACGCTGAATGCCGAGAGCACCACCGTCATCAATGCCTTTGTCGATGAATTCGTGAAACAGAACCGGCCCCTCAAATATGTGGTCGCCTTCAGACGCCACGCTCTGCCGACCATCGAGCGTCTGAAACACCACGGCATCGTGCCTGCAAAGATCACCGAACAGACACTGTATCAGCTCCCGCCAGAGAAGTTCCACGACTGTTCCACGGGAGCAGAGGTCCAGGGAACGGCCGACGACATTGACGCCATCATTCGCCTGGGGAACATCATGGAAGGCCGGGAGGCGGACCAGGAAGTGCCCGCACACGAACGCGCACGGATCTCCCCCCACTACGAATGGCTGCTCAAACAGGAAGGCGAAGTCATCGCCAAAGCCAACATTCACGGCATTTCAAAACACTACGCCCAGATTGGCGGCGTCATGACGCATCCCGAACATCAGAACAAAGGCTACGCAAAACAGACCGTCAGCGCGATCTGCAAATACTGGTTCGCCCGGGAAAAACAGCTCACCCTGTTTGTCAACAACGACAACCTCCCCGCAATCAGAGCTTATACCAGGCTGGGCTTCGAGCCGATTGACGAATACATCCACGCGGAATATGCGTGA
- a CDS encoding PDZ domain-containing protein, with translation MKTPQNFNRRVSNTRMNHNTFSKVQPKGSTFQRHTTMKKVQPGFNNRKPGNTFNRPVKKPFNGGMTPKPRPFPKPLDPGIGNGKPGNGGITRPGKNPFTGIGSTKPRPFPKPLDPGIGNGKPGNGGITPPKPGMGAPKPRPRPRPPVGNGPPKPRPTNPMHPKPGQGNGNHHGHHNGHHNGNHHGHHNGHHNHWHNHRPRYSWWWFNYCTPLRTCVPGNYQYCNYVYPTCDYVAPSGVVVEDVRWFLGLKGLMLPGKGIGIETIAANSPAAEVGLQPGMVITKCNGVVITDNEVFGQVIAQSGGVLEMELLESIEGEPLQATVQMTQLPAASF, from the coding sequence ATGAAGACTCCGCAAAACTTCAACCGCCGCGTCTCAAACACGCGGATGAATCACAACACGTTTTCCAAAGTACAGCCCAAGGGATCAACCTTTCAACGGCACACCACGATGAAAAAAGTACAGCCTGGTTTTAACAACAGGAAACCAGGAAATACGTTCAATCGACCGGTCAAGAAACCCTTCAACGGAGGGATGACTCCCAAACCGCGGCCCTTCCCGAAACCCCTTGATCCGGGTATCGGTAACGGCAAACCAGGTAACGGTGGCATCACCCGTCCGGGGAAAAACCCTTTCACCGGCATCGGCAGCACCAAACCACGGCCCTTCCCGAAACCCCTCGATCCAGGCATCGGCAACGGCAAACCAGGCAACGGCGGCATCACTCCTCCGAAACCAGGTATGGGAGCCCCGAAACCACGTCCTCGCCCTCGGCCTCCCGTCGGTAACGGACCTCCAAAACCACGGCCTACTAATCCCATGCATCCTAAACCAGGTCAGGGCAACGGAAATCACCATGGTCACCATAACGGACACCACAATGGGAATCATCATGGTCACCACAATGGACATCACAATCACTGGCACAATCATCGCCCTCGTTACTCCTGGTGGTGGTTCAACTACTGCACACCGCTGCGGACCTGCGTGCCCGGCAACTACCAGTACTGCAACTACGTCTATCCAACCTGTGACTATGTGGCACCGAGCGGAGTGGTTGTGGAAGACGTTCGCTGGTTCCTCGGTCTGAAAGGTCTGATGCTGCCCGGCAAAGGAATTGGCATCGAAACCATCGCAGCAAATTCACCCGCTGCAGAAGTCGGCCTGCAGCCCGGCATGGTCATCACCAAATGTAACGGCGTGGTGATCACCGACAACGAAGTCTTCGGCCAGGTCATCGCCCAGTCAGGCGGCGTACTGGAAATGGAACTGCTGGAATCAATCGAAGGCGAACCTTTGCAGGCTACCGTCCAGATGACCCAACTGCCCGCAGCCAGCTTTTAG